From the Plodia interpunctella isolate USDA-ARS_2022_Savannah chromosome 5, ilPloInte3.2, whole genome shotgun sequence genome, one window contains:
- the LOC128669767 gene encoding MYND-type zinc finger-containing chromatin reader Zmynd8-like isoform X1 has product MDETSDPHMETDVSSTTEDVPEMQEVSGSNGNVVLIVEKIDEEHEAAAPKSDEKSTHVSESSSPSKLQKQQSSPPQIKTIPDAVVPSKPPMIQKIVLKRPSKPIFTLDQLNNAVIINKESKQIPLSTDLHSEDRTVDSSGKFENQNSPTKKSPEIIIKSPRKDVDVEIILKKTFTNVQNEMQKSPEKSAKTKAESTTNYSQKIIQNTPVKEQPNVKTPPKEQVEHQKSPQKAPLRSPAKEQEDSQRSPQKNSVKTPTNQQEGSLKSPQKPVKTPIREYEEAQKSPEKAINTPTKDFMEPQKSQQQAAIKTPTKEQGEIQTQQKTPVKDQQEAEKPTKTFTKELTMDPPETKEVVPADKKLNGNHENCDNNKPPTINNLVSIEIDRDTSNDSQLESLETIEKDHNKSISRELKSLINSAKESKIISECTQLTSKTRKSRTALDSSNPLNTSVEADKIQPNRRISTNSQKSNCSEKSDKMAVKRSMRSQNPEFVNKVKLFLHSVTKIHKDSDEGTDEDMEDLKSKEPPPEMRASSPKKKKIPLVDTAEKPTKLRIDPYCWRCHWATEQPPNEKAHPPMHCTVCPRAFHFKCLSGTERNKINTEKNWVCPECMSILHAESSETRSPAMKKISLGMLCELLKFALQRMMDLNGVDPFMQPVDRTAFPDYDNYVVHPMDLSLMKDNIDAGLYGSTEAFLADAQWILHNSIIFNTNLLSTVQSKLTGAARALVRSCRAEMGEIEACSECYKAAHARRPTWFTDVCTTPHVLLWAKLKGFPYWPAKGMSINNSGLVDVRFFGAHDRAWVPAKDCFLYSERDPNNFRTKRQDILDSMQEAEQHIRNISRKYGKFVYPPFKTQFDPSKLTEQIKLMIPSFEGEVRSSIKDKSQNSSPSLNKSRGNSSRSNSKSSKEGLEGDTSEGEDTSTVATRKMADGAEIAREEDGSVDKNKTLEVSQTPAKENEKSRKRRHSQLEEAVITVMDINVKEKKRKVEDKGKSDNKTEPEPTTSKDVEMKIVENKKTELTQQKTENTPKTREKVSTPTPSSSEKNLTPKVAPIRIITTPKGNRTAIRSSTPKIKFVTKPEKRSSTEKISSKDEKKHKRRNSKTKTLNSSNPTPGKDKLEKKNNDKSLDSSTKEKVKDTIDKNKESVEKTTKTKQNSEGKIKDRLQFDDDTSLAVLARRSKDSENDVSGLPTISSVMSLSTTAQIAMTTTSQPATSAIELMLQTNSRSSIFTPTSKENVSNMKDAVNKLQQLKDTQQSLVGKVGVRAFARMTSPPMNASKDVEVEIKAEPIDLDDSDRQMEKMEVMNAFHLRPVNPPSNLREVRINKLVVAPLPNNARRGKVVEVRPRAKKSFPQPARPEGRSELNGKNSMVYIPIQPANTPGPRPPSTITITPVMRQPTPATTSNSLLKSTPPSMVTMSSTSSPVVSVASSPIQGGPTVGQATVHTVPLITSVNGQWTLALQPVMSVGAVDSEQQPMVNGSPERLPVPSITTINNLNVGGLANVNNIGSIANVNNVGSLATINAVSLANLNNSSSVANANTIAGTNVTGVTNITSNVTGTATIPIAAPAVATPVQGANKANDTGGNPGEPPRLQQRPALLHPLDARTLVAAVPTPSAAGPLTAKLNQNAVKLADYFRTLLEDSLEHLDEPAAQVTSLKLQLEQMRWRHQQEIDEINHNHELTLSEMRTSLEKERARALADARRAARADLEAAVSIAKAKQWCANCSQEAQFYCCWNTSYCDYPCQRSHWTQHFAVCTQKRSQDGNASADANSSPPERLQPQPENLPALQKSAPKLTAAKRPPPPPPQQQDSIIMSVMEDARGNQTLKCVGTYKPPAPASSVLLNKQMINNDDNSNKKVVTTGGYLIVGGGVTNSATVVSQSRKGPTIQYYS; this is encoded by the exons ATGGATGAGACTTCAGATCCTCACATGGAGACAGACGTGTCGTCCACAACAGAAGATGTGCCGGAGATGCAGGAGGTGTCCGGTTCCAATGGTAATGTTGTATTGATAGTAGAGAAGATAGATGAAGAGCATGAGGCGGCGGCACCTAAAAGTGATGAAAAATCTACTCACGTGAGTGAATCAAGCTCTCCTAGTAAGTTACAGAAGCAACAATCTTCTCCACCACAGATCAAAACCATACCTGATGCTGTAGTCCCAAGCAAGCCACCTATGATTCAAAAAATAGTCTTAAAACGTCCTTCTAAACCAATTTTTACTTTAGACCAACTTAACAAtgctgttattataaataaagaatcaaAACAAATACCACTGTCAACTGACTTACATTCAGAGGACAGAACAGTTGATTCATCAggtaaatttgaaaatcaaaattccCCAACCAAGAAAAGTCCagaaatcataattaaatcCCCACGTAAGGATGTAGATGTTGAAATAATACTGAAAAAAACATTCACTAATGTTCAAAATGAGATGCAGAAGTCTCCTGAGAAATCTGCTAAAACAAAGGCTGAATCTACCACAAATTATTCAcagaaaattattcaaaacacTCCAGTCAAAGAGCAGCCTAATGTTAAAACACCACCAAAAGAACAGGTAGAACATCAAAAGTCTCCACAGAAAGCTCCTCTGAGATCACCTGCAAAAGAACAGGAGGACTCCCAAAGATCTCCACAGAAGAATTCTGTTAAAACACCAACAAATCAACAGGAGGGATCACTAAAATCTCCACAGAAACCTGTTAAAACACCAATAAGAGAATATGAAGAAGCTCAAAAATCACCAGAGAAAGCTATTAATACACCAACAAAAGATTTTATGGAACCCCAGAAATCCCAACAGCAGGCTGCAATTAAAACACCAACAAAGGAACAGGGGGAAATTCAAACACAACAGAAGACTCCAGTCAAAGATCAGCAAGAAGCCGAAAAACCTACAAAAACTTTCACTAAAGAACTGACAATGGATCCTCCAGAAACTAAAGAAGTTGTACCAGcagataaaaaattgaatgGTAACCATGAAAATTGTGACAATAATAAACCTcctactataaataatttggttTCCATAGAAATTGATAGAGACACTTCAAATGACTCACAATTGGAAAGTCTGGAAACTATAGAAAAAGACCACAATAAAAGCATTAGCAGAGAACTCAAGTCGCTAATCAATTCTGCTAAagaatctaaaataataagtgaATGTACTCAATTAACAAGTAAAACTAGAAAGTCTAGGACAGCACTAGATTCCTCAAATCCACTAAATACATCTGTAGAAGCAGATAAGATTCAGCCTAACAGAAGAATTAGCACTAATTCACAAAAGAGCAACTGCAGTGAAAAATCTGATAAAATGGCTGTCAAGAGATCCATGAGATCTCAAAATCCAGAGTTTGTTAACAAAGTGAAGTTATTCCTTCACTCTGTTACTAAAATTCACAAGGATTCTGATGAAGGCACTGATGAGGACATGGAAGATCTGAAAAGCAAAGAACCACCACCTGAAATGAGAGCCAGCTCTcctaagaagaaaaaaatacctttagTGGAT ACTGCAGAGAAACCAACCAAGTTGAGAATAGACCCTTACTGTTGGAGATGCCATTGGGCCACAGAGCAGCCACCCAATGAAAAAGCCCATCCACCAATGCATTGCACGGTGTGTCCGAGGGCTTTTCATTTCAAGTGTCTGTCTGGTACAGAgcgcaataaaattaacactgAAAAGAATTGGGTGTGTCCTGAGTGCATGTCTATATTGCATGCTGAGAGTTCAGAAACAAG ATCACCAGCTATGAAGAAAATATCGTTGGGTATGCTATGTGAACTTCTCAAATTTGCTTTACAAAGGATGATGGATCTCAATGGG gttgACCCATTCATGCAGCCAGTGGACCGAACGGCGTTCCCCGACTACGACAACTACGTGGTGCATCCGATGGACCTATCGCTGATGAAGGATAACATTGACGCGGGACTATACGGAAGCACTGAGGCGTTCCTTGCGGATGCGCAATGGATACTGCACAACAGCATTATTTTCAACACAA atttgttATCCACAGTACAGTCGAAGTTGACAGGCGCCGCTCGCGCGTTGGTTCGCTCGTGTCGCGCGGAGATGGGCGAAATCGAAGCTTGTTCGGAATGCTATAAAGCGGCGCATGCGCGTAGACCTACTTGGTTCACTGACGTATGCACTACGCCACATGTACTGCTGTGGGCGAAACTTAAAG GTTTCCCGTACTGGCCAGCGAAGGGCATGTCCATAAACAACTCTGGTCTAGTGGATGTGAGGTTCTTCGGAGCGCACGACCGCGCCTGGGTGCCAGCCAAGGACTGTTTCCTGTACTCGGAGAGGGACCCAAACAACTTTAGGACTAAGCGGCAGGATATCTTGGACAGTATGCAG GAAGCAGAACAGCACATTCGTAACATATCCCGTAAATACGGCAAGTTTGTGTACCCGCCGTTCAAGACGCAGTTCGACCCTTCGAAGCTGACagagcaaataaaattgatg ATTCCCTCATTCGAGGGAGAAGTGAGATCGTCAATCAAAGACAAGTCTCAGAACTCGTCGCCTAGCCTGAACAAGAGCAGGGGGAACTCCAGCAGATCCAACTCCAAGAGCTCCAAGGAAGGCCTCGAGGG tgATACAAGTGAAGGGGAGGATACGTCAACAGTTGCTACTCGTAAAATGGCGGATGGGGCAGAAATCGCCAGGGAAGAGGATGGCTCTGTCGATAA aaataaaacattggaAGTGTCACAGACTCCAGCCAAAGAAAATGAGAAATCTAGAAAAAGACGTCATTCTCAACTCGAAGAAGCTGTCATTACTGTCATGgatataaatgttaaagaaaAGAAGAGAAAGGTCGAAGACAAAGGAAAATCTGACAATAAGACTGAACCGGAACCTACTACTAGCAAAGATGTTGAAATGAAGATAGTTGAAAACAAAAAGACTGAATTAACACAACAGAAAACTGAAAACACTCCTAAAACAAGAGAGAAAGTTTCGACTCCTACACCGAGTTcatcagaaaaaaatttaaccCCCAAAGTCGCGCCGATTAGAATCATCACTACGCCCAAAGGAAACAGAACGGCTATCAGATCGAGTAcgcctaaaataaaatttgtcactAAGCCTGAAAAGAGATCGTCGACTGAAAAGATTAGTAGTAAGGATGAAAAGAAACACAAACGtagaaactcaaaaactaaaacattGAATAGCAGTAACCCAACTCCAGGAAAAGACAAgctcgaaaagaagaataaTGATAAAAGTCTTGACAGTTctacaaaagaaaaagtaaaagatactattgacaaaaataaagaatcagTAGAAAAGACTACGAAAACTAAACAGAATTCCGAgggtaaaataaaagatagaCTTCAGTTCGATGATGACACAAGTCTGGCAGTATTAGCACGGAGAAGTAAAGATAGTGAAAATGATGTGTCAGGTCTCCCCACTATTAGCAGTGTAATGAGTCTATCAACTACAGCCCAAATTGCTATGACGACGACATCCCAACCCGCGACATCTGCTATAGAACTTATGTTACAAACGAACTCCAGGTCGAGTATCTTCACACCTACCAGTAAAGAGAACGTTAGCAACATGAAAGACGCGGTGAACAAATTGCAGCAATTGAAAGATACGCAGCAGTCTTTGGTTGGAAAAGTAGGGGTCCGAGCATTTGCGCGCATGACGTCACCGCCAATGAACGCGAGCAAAGACGTCGAAGTGGAAATAAAGGCGGAGCCGATCGATTTGGACGACTCGGATCGTCAAATGGAGAAGATGGAAGTGATGAACGCGTTCCACCTGAGGCCGGTGAATCCGCCGTCGAATTTGCGGGAAGTGAGGATCAATAAGTTGGTCGTTGCTCCTTTGCCGAACAACGCGAGGCGCGGGAAGGTAGTGGAGGTTAGACCGCGAGCTAAGAAAAGTTTTCCCCAGCCGGCGCGGCCGGAAGGTCGCTCGGAGTTGAACGGCAAGAACTCGATGGTGTACATTCCCATCCAGCCCGCCAACACGCCGGGCCCGCGTCCGCCCAGCACCATCACCATCACGCCTGTCATGCGACAGCCCACGCCTGCTACTACTT CAAACAGCTTATTGAAATCCACGCCACCTTCGATGGTCACTATGTCGTCAACATCTAGTCCTGTAGTGTCAGTGGCCAGTTCTCCAATCCAAGGCGGGCCCACAGTGGGCCAGGCCACAGTCCACACTGTCCCACTTATCACATCTGTCAACGGCCAATGGACATTGGCGCTGCAACCAGTTATGTCCGTCGGTGCAGTAGAT AGTGAACAGCAACCAATGGTAAACGGTTCGCCCGAACGGCTACCAGTTCCTAGTATTACTACAATAAACAACTTGAACGTTGGCGGCCTTGCCAACGTAAACAATATCGGCAGTATTGCCAACGTGAATAACGTAGGCAGTCTGGCCACCATAAACGCTGTCAGTCTAGCCAACTTGAACAACTCGAGCAGTGTTGCCAACGCGAACACCATCGCAGGAACGAACGTGACCGGTGTTACCAACATAACAAGCAATGTTACTGGAACCGCAACTATTCCGATAGCGGCGCCTGCAGTGGCGACACCTGTGCAAGGAGCGAATAAAGCGAATGATACTGGTGGCAATCCTGGCGAG CCCCCTCGGTTGCAGCAGCGGCCAGCTCTGTTGCACCCTCTGGACGCCCGCACGCTGGTCGCGGCCGTGCCCACGCCCTCCGCCGCGGGCCCGCTTACCGCCAAACTCAACCAGAACGCTGTCAAG TTGGCAGACTACTTCCGCACGCTTCTAGAAGACTCTCTAGAACATTTGGACGAGCCGGCCGCTCAAGTGACGTCACTCAAACTGCAGCTAGAACAGATGCGGTGGCGACACCAGCAGGAGATCGATGAGATCAACCATAACCACG AGCTGACCCTGTCGGAGATGCGCACGTCGCTGGAGAaggagcgcgcgcgcgcgctggcggacgcgcgccgcgccgcgcgcgccgaCCTCGAGGCCGCCGTCAGCATAGCCAAGGCTAAGCAATG GTGTGCCAACTGCAGCCAGGAAGCGCAATTCTACTGCTGCTGGAACACCTCGTACTGCGACTACCCGTGCCAGCGCTCACATTGGACGCAGCACTTTGCTGTCTGCACGCAGAAGAGGTCGCAG gACGGAAACGCAAGTGCCGACGCGAACAGTTCTCCGCCCGAGAGACTTCAACCACAGCCAGAGAATCTCCCAG CATTACAGAAGAGTGCGCCGAAGCTGACGGCGGCGAAgcggccgccgccgccgccgccgcagcAACAAGACTCCATTATAA TGAGCGTGATGGAGGACGCTCGCGGCAACCAGACGCTGAAGTGTGTGGGCACCTACAAGCCGCCCGCCCCCGCCTCCTCCGTCCTCCTCAATAAACAG ATGATCAACAACGACGACAACTCCAATAAGAAAGTGGTGACTACTGGTGGATACCTCATTGTAGGAGGTGGAGTTACGAACTCTGCGACTGTCGTATCACAGTCTAGGAAAGGACCCACCATCCAATATTACTCATAA